Proteins from a genomic interval of Zingiber officinale cultivar Zhangliang chromosome 2A, Zo_v1.1, whole genome shotgun sequence:
- the LOC122044308 gene encoding mitogen-activated protein kinase 7-like yields the protein MAICTTSDSGVGRLPYGPSLYCGCDPHGGLALESDEIVVRPEVLHRASEALPLPLSDPEILRRGRTILERRLLPHLGSPSFEAPTQPTPSPASHNASPSPAAPSRGRGLDQAGRLARRVFRGAPRASKRARAALHRAGRGSSGRGATDGGASAFPQGQPCSDNSDSDNQPLLHRRRRKPASPNPYRGRPAAFRSAPTLAEEDSTGARHDPVPTEPVPEPPPAPPGSDAGPSRPSSSARHQSMSQMDNAPPLVQMDRFSKSWAKVISSIQTHAESLVLNQSFHNLHHESKELRERVSELESQLNDPARASHALRAEIQALTNQTDRQKRSLVQVKDELRAVREERAASEAGYQQQLAHQAQEIQSKDILLQEKNKKLEVQAAQLETQAAELRALKA from the exons ATGGCAATCTGCACTACCTCTGACTCCGGCGTTGGAAGACTTCCATATGGACCTTCCTTATACTGTGGCTGCGACCCGCATGGAGGGTTGGCGCTTGAATCTGACGAGATTGTTGTCCGAC CTGAGGTTTTGCATCGCGCATCAGAGGCCCTGCCTTTGCCCCTCAGTGATCCGGAAATACTGCGGCGTGGTCGGACAATCTTAgagaggaggctactccctcatcttGGATCCCCCTCATTTGAGGCACCGACTCAGCCTACTCCCAGCCCCGCTTCACACAACGCTTCTCCTTCCCCTGCCGCCCCGAGCCGAGGTCGAGGTCTCGATCAAGCCGGCCGTCTGGCCAGACgcgtcttccgaggagccccccGGGCCTCTAAACGTGCTCGCGCAGCCCTCCATCGCGCAGGTCGAGGCTCATCTGGTCGGGGCGCCACAGACGGGGGTGCTTCAGCCTTTCCACAGGGCCAGCCTTGCTCTGATAATTCTGATTCTGAtaaccagcccctgcttcacagACGACGTCGGAAACCAG CCTCTCCCAACCCTTACAGGGGAAGACCAGCTGCATTCCGCTCTGCCCCCACTCTTGCTGAGGAAGACAGCACAGGTGCTCGTCATGACCCCGTGCCAACTGAGCCCGTTCCCGAGccacctcctgctcctcctggtTCTGACGCAGGCCCTTCTCGACCTTCCTCCTCCGCCCGCCATC agagcatgagTCAGATGGATAACGCGCCGCCATTAGTccagatggataggttctcgaagtcctgggctaaa GTTATATCTTCCatccagactcatgcagaatctttAGTTCTGAACCAGTCCTTCCACAAcctccatcatgaaagcaaagaactccgaGAGAGAGTCTCTGAATTGGAGTCGCAACTGAATGACCCAGCCCGAGCTAGTCATGCATTGCGGGCAGAAATCCAAGCCCTGACCAATCAGACCGACCGTCAGAAAAGGTCCCTGGTACAGGTCAAGGATGAGCTCCGAGCTGTGAGAGAGGAGAGAGCTGCATCTGAGGCGGGGTATCAGCAACAACTAGCCCACCAGGCTCAGGAAATACAGTCCAAGGATATCCTTCTGcaggagaagaacaagaaattggAGGTTCAGGCAGCTCAACTGGAAACTCAAGCAGCTGAACTGAGGGCTCTGAAAGCATAA